The proteins below come from a single Iocasia fonsfrigidae genomic window:
- a CDS encoding penicillin-binding protein 1A: MAKSKRQIIIASIILLFALIFGISIGAITWIIQDTPDISSYKGTNEASMIYSADGQLLTKLYRQNRTSVPLEQIPADLKNAIIAVEDTNFYVHHGVDFWGIIRAVITNISNLGSRPQGASTITQQLAGNALLNRQNVSYYRKIQEAYLALQFERHYTKPEILEMYLNEIYLGHSAYGVEIAAQQYFNKHVWELNLSESALIAGLPKSPNYYSPFNNFDEAIRRRNIVLNRMQEVGYITEKKAQEAKQYEVKLRSKELKQEELAPYFIRYIRDQLIDRFGAQLVYDGGLKVYTTLDPIMQKAAEDAVTSALKDKYIPSVERENTADKLQPQMAIISIDPTTGAIRAMLGGRGNDQFNRAVQAVRQPGSAFKPFVYTTAIKNGYTTSYVVNDMPMLAKSEKGKSLRIWPNNTAKEYRGYVSLRTALNHSINVAAVKLLQEVGVDNTINTTKEMGISTFETADGNKEHLSLALGGLTRGVTPLEMASAYGIFANQGILVEPIAVTKVLDKNDNVIYEAHPRKKIVLKEDTAYIMTNMLQSVVNNGTGWRARINRRAVAGKTGTTNGYSDAWFVGFTPDLVTSVWIGEDNVTPMEYNQKDEQGNYLFPEGSGGRIVSSSEAVRLWGNYMREAVKDMPVKDFKVPANITKAEVDPVTGLLPNEYTPRTVQEIFRKGNVPTEVESLHQATEKLSIDKESGLLATANCPEENIVEYEYFVDSGYRVGPATIHFKQKADKDKDPEDEELIEGVYHVAAGEPVQKIDPETGVPERDETGQVIYETKPTQYCDLHGETDNFINSIWDFFNRF, translated from the coding sequence ATGGCTAAAAGTAAACGCCAGATAATTATAGCGTCAATCATCCTTTTATTTGCCTTGATTTTTGGTATTTCTATCGGCGCTATAACCTGGATTATACAGGACACTCCTGATATATCTAGTTACAAAGGCACTAATGAAGCCAGTATGATTTATAGTGCTGATGGGCAACTTTTGACTAAATTATATCGGCAAAATAGAACCAGCGTCCCCCTGGAACAGATTCCGGCCGACCTTAAAAATGCTATTATTGCTGTAGAAGATACTAATTTTTATGTTCACCATGGTGTTGATTTCTGGGGAATCATCAGGGCGGTTATTACCAATATCAGCAACCTAGGTTCACGACCACAAGGGGCTAGCACTATTACCCAGCAATTAGCAGGTAATGCCCTCTTAAATAGACAGAATGTATCTTATTACCGTAAGATTCAGGAGGCCTATCTAGCATTACAATTTGAAAGACATTATACCAAACCAGAAATACTTGAAATGTATTTAAATGAAATTTACCTAGGACATAGTGCCTATGGTGTTGAAATAGCTGCCCAGCAATATTTTAATAAACATGTCTGGGAATTAAATCTAAGTGAGTCAGCTTTAATTGCCGGCCTGCCAAAATCACCTAATTATTATTCTCCTTTTAATAATTTTGATGAGGCCATTAGGCGGCGCAATATAGTGCTTAATCGCATGCAGGAAGTAGGTTATATCACAGAGAAGAAAGCACAAGAGGCTAAACAATATGAAGTTAAGCTCCGCTCTAAGGAACTAAAACAAGAAGAACTGGCCCCTTATTTTATTCGTTATATCAGGGATCAATTGATTGATCGTTTTGGTGCTCAGTTAGTGTATGATGGAGGCCTAAAGGTCTATACTACTCTTGACCCTATCATGCAAAAGGCAGCCGAAGACGCTGTCACCAGTGCCCTTAAGGATAAATATATCCCCAGTGTTGAACGGGAAAACACTGCTGATAAACTACAACCGCAGATGGCTATAATTAGCATTGACCCCACTACTGGAGCAATCCGGGCTATGCTGGGAGGCAGAGGGAATGATCAATTTAACCGTGCAGTTCAGGCAGTACGCCAACCTGGTTCAGCCTTCAAACCCTTTGTTTACACTACAGCTATTAAAAATGGCTATACTACCTCCTATGTAGTCAATGATATGCCTATGTTAGCCAAAAGTGAAAAAGGGAAGTCTCTAAGAATCTGGCCGAATAATACTGCAAAGGAGTACAGGGGGTATGTTAGTTTGAGAACAGCCCTTAATCATTCTATTAATGTAGCAGCAGTCAAATTACTCCAGGAGGTTGGTGTTGATAATACAATTAATACTACTAAAGAAATGGGGATATCAACCTTTGAAACAGCAGATGGCAATAAAGAACATCTTTCACTGGCCCTAGGTGGATTAACCAGAGGTGTTACACCCCTAGAAATGGCCTCAGCCTATGGAATTTTTGCTAATCAGGGTATCTTGGTTGAACCAATTGCTGTTACCAAAGTCCTGGATAAAAATGACAATGTAATCTATGAAGCACATCCTCGCAAAAAAATTGTCCTCAAAGAAGATACTGCTTATATTATGACTAATATGCTTCAATCAGTAGTTAACAACGGAACAGGTTGGAGGGCAAGGATTAACAGACGGGCTGTTGCTGGTAAAACTGGTACAACAAATGGATATTCTGATGCCTGGTTTGTCGGTTTTACACCAGACCTGGTTACCAGTGTCTGGATCGGTGAGGATAATGTAACTCCTATGGAATATAATCAAAAGGATGAACAGGGAAACTACCTCTTCCCTGAAGGCAGTGGTGGGCGGATAGTATCTAGTTCAGAGGCAGTCAGGTTATGGGGTAATTATATGCGGGAAGCGGTTAAAGATATGCCTGTAAAAGACTTCAAGGTTCCAGCTAATATTACTAAAGCTGAGGTAGACCCAGTTACTGGCTTACTGCCTAATGAATATACCCCTAGGACTGTTCAGGAAATATTCAGAAAAGGAAATGTACCAACAGAGGTAGAATCACTCCATCAGGCAACTGAAAAGCTTAGCATTGATAAAGAGAGTGGTTTGCTGGCTACAGCCAACTGTCCGGAAGAAAATATAGTAGAATATGAATATTTTGTTGATAGCGGCTACCGGGTAGGACCTGCCACAATTCATTTCAAACAGAAAGCTGACAAGGATAAAGACCCTGAAGATGAGGAACTTATTGAAGGTGTTTATCATGTTGCTGCCGGGGAACCTGTTCAGAAAATTGACCCTGAAACAGGTGTTCCTGAGAGGGATGAAACCGGGCAGGTAATCTATGAAACAAAACCTACCCAGTATTGTGATCTACACGGAGAAACAGATAACTTTATAAATAGTATCTGGGATTTCTTTAACAGGTTTTAG
- a CDS encoding endonuclease MutS2: MDKGVIAILELNKIKEEVRKHTATIIGGEIVEKLTPVSDIRYVKKRLQEVTAAKEILNEYGHPPFGGIRDLREILKKVDKGIVLSAKELMNVRNTLAAYSRLEAYFNDLINNLDPRLIEQRFAPVTKQGEKLTPLPELKKELDYALDEYGEIKDRASKKLASLRSEIRIIGNRIRDKLDNIIKDQKYQSMLQDNLVTRRGDRYVVPVRQEYRNSFAGIVHDQSASGMTLFMEPMAVLKLNNKLKGLQRQEEEEVYRILQQLSGLVQQDMLIIKENLKIVSLLDLIFARAAYSNQLKGIAPEINEEGMIDIKQGRHPLLKDEVVPIDIAVGSNKFNTLVITGPNTGGKTVALKTVGLFVLMMQIGLHIPADRGTTLSIFKNVFADIGDEQSIEQNLSTFSSHITRIRSFLEKADQDSLVLMDELGAGTDPREGAALGIAILEKLKSIGAVTIVTTHYSQLKTYAYEQTGVENASVEFDLETLKPTYRILMGIPGGSNALTIAHRLGIPSAIIEKARTMLSGEEIEVESIIAGLNSERKRYRELKESSARKEKEAAELKEKYQALLKDLQQNKQDIIKKAREDAAGIIDTARRESKQILQELKQNDLNSRSEIDRMGNKLNEKFKEVDKKFEDSKGIDSNSRVTDEIEIGDQVRLKNVGRKGEVTDINKDKGEATIQAGIITLKAGLDELIKAEMPDDKKQEMVKRYRVSKAQQVSPKLDLRGERYDTAQGRLDKYLDDVFLAGIKQVEVIHGKGTGALRDAVAEVLKENPHITFFRLGKPEEGGSGVTIVEIN, encoded by the coding sequence TTGGATAAAGGTGTTATTGCTATACTTGAATTAAATAAAATTAAAGAAGAGGTAAGAAAACATACAGCCACTATAATCGGGGGAGAAATTGTAGAGAAATTAACTCCAGTTTCAGATATAAGATATGTTAAAAAGAGGTTACAGGAAGTTACTGCAGCTAAAGAAATATTAAATGAATATGGTCATCCACCCTTTGGTGGAATTAGAGACCTGCGTGAGATACTTAAGAAGGTTGATAAGGGTATTGTCTTATCAGCTAAAGAGCTTATGAATGTTAGAAATACCCTTGCTGCTTATTCTCGTTTGGAGGCTTATTTTAATGACCTTATCAATAATCTAGACCCCCGCTTGATTGAGCAGAGGTTTGCCCCTGTAACAAAACAGGGTGAGAAACTAACCCCACTGCCAGAACTAAAAAAAGAACTGGACTATGCCCTTGATGAATACGGTGAAATAAAGGACAGAGCCAGTAAAAAGCTTGCCTCACTACGTTCAGAGATAAGGATAATAGGTAATCGTATTCGGGATAAATTAGATAATATTATTAAAGATCAAAAATATCAGTCAATGCTGCAGGATAATTTAGTAACCAGAAGAGGGGACAGGTATGTAGTTCCTGTTCGACAAGAATACCGTAATAGTTTTGCTGGTATTGTCCATGACCAGTCAGCCAGTGGCATGACACTTTTTATGGAGCCCATGGCTGTCCTAAAGTTAAATAACAAACTGAAAGGCTTACAGCGGCAAGAGGAAGAGGAAGTATACCGGATACTCCAGCAGCTCAGCGGGTTGGTACAGCAGGATATGCTGATAATTAAAGAAAACCTGAAGATAGTCTCACTGCTTGATCTTATTTTTGCCCGGGCTGCTTATAGTAATCAGCTTAAAGGAATTGCTCCTGAAATTAATGAAGAAGGTATGATCGATATTAAACAGGGGAGACACCCCCTTTTGAAAGATGAGGTTGTACCTATTGATATAGCAGTGGGCAGTAATAAATTTAACACCCTTGTTATAACCGGGCCCAATACAGGAGGGAAGACTGTTGCCCTTAAGACAGTGGGACTTTTTGTTTTGATGATGCAAATTGGACTTCACATTCCGGCAGATAGGGGAACTACCCTTTCAATATTTAAAAACGTCTTTGCTGATATAGGTGATGAACAGAGTATTGAGCAGAATTTAAGTACTTTCTCCTCTCATATTACCAGGATAAGGTCTTTTCTGGAAAAGGCAGACCAGGACAGCCTTGTTTTGATGGATGAGTTAGGTGCTGGTACAGACCCTAGAGAAGGAGCAGCCCTGGGGATAGCAATACTGGAAAAACTAAAGAGTATAGGTGCAGTTACAATAGTAACAACTCATTACAGTCAATTAAAGACTTATGCCTATGAACAAACAGGGGTAGAGAATGCCTCAGTAGAGTTTGATCTTGAGACTCTTAAACCAACATACCGTATTTTAATGGGGATACCAGGTGGTAGTAATGCCTTGACTATTGCCCATCGATTAGGAATACCATCTGCTATAATTGAAAAAGCCAGAACCATGCTTTCCGGGGAAGAGATTGAAGTAGAAAGTATTATTGCTGGTCTTAATAGTGAAAGAAAAAGGTATCGTGAATTAAAGGAGAGCTCTGCCAGAAAAGAAAAAGAAGCTGCTGAGTTAAAAGAGAAGTATCAAGCACTGTTAAAGGATTTACAGCAGAATAAACAGGATATTATCAAAAAAGCCAGGGAAGATGCTGCTGGGATAATAGATACTGCCCGGCGTGAAAGTAAACAAATCCTACAGGAACTTAAGCAAAATGATCTTAATTCCCGTTCAGAGATAGATAGAATGGGAAACAAATTAAACGAAAAATTTAAAGAAGTTGATAAGAAATTTGAGGATAGTAAGGGGATTGATAGTAATAGTAGGGTTACAGATGAGATAGAGATCGGTGATCAGGTAAGACTAAAGAATGTTGGACGTAAGGGAGAGGTAACAGATATTAATAAAGACAAGGGAGAGGCAACAATTCAGGCTGGTATAATCACTTTGAAGGCAGGTCTTGATGAACTTATCAAGGCCGAGATGCCTGATGATAAAAAACAGGAAATGGTTAAGAGATATCGTGTAAGTAAGGCTCAGCAGGTTTCACCAAAACTTGATCTTAGGGGTGAACGGTATGATACAGCCCAGGGTCGCCTGGATAAATACCTTGATGATGTATTTCTGGCAGGCATAAAACAGGTAGAAGTAATACATGGTAAAGGGACAGGCGCCTTAAGAGACGCTGTTGCTGAGGTGCTAAAAGAAAATCCCCATATTACCTTCTTCAGGTTGGGAAAGCCTGAAGAAGGTGGGAGTGGGGTTACAATTGTAGAAATTAATTAG
- a CDS encoding CvpA family protein: MLLILFLYFVIGGFNKGFIKQTSMIIGIVFALLIAVNYYNGFQKYIAPYVETSPQLLQFISFAVLFIAVNVLVHLLGMVFKNVIDFLFLKPIDHAAGALLGLLKGGLLAYFLVLFLNKLPVTSISQQVQNSFLATRLLSMTPFLQQNLQNIFRP; the protein is encoded by the coding sequence GTGCTATTAATTCTGTTTCTATATTTTGTCATAGGAGGATTTAATAAAGGGTTTATCAAACAAACAAGCATGATAATTGGTATTGTTTTTGCCTTACTGATTGCTGTTAATTATTATAATGGTTTTCAAAAATATATTGCACCATATGTGGAAACTTCACCCCAGTTATTACAATTTATTAGTTTTGCAGTATTATTTATAGCAGTCAATGTATTAGTCCATTTGCTTGGTATGGTTTTTAAGAATGTCATTGATTTTCTGTTTCTAAAACCGATCGATCATGCTGCTGGTGCTTTGTTAGGACTGCTTAAGGGTGGACTGCTGGCTTATTTTCTTGTCTTATTTTTGAATAAGCTTCCAGTAACATCAATTAGCCAGCAGGTACAGAATTCATTTCTAGCAACTAGGTTATTGTCTATGACACCCTTTCTTCAGCAGAATTTGCAGAATATATTTAGACCATGA
- a CDS encoding cell division protein ZapA — MAVEDKHKDKYNVKLLGEDMVIVGQLSERYVKKLVHHINIIGQDISRAYPRLSRQRILNLAIMNVADEYYKLKDKYEEKSEDIKTLEKEFKKLADKHNKLKKDYQELESLLEEVD; from the coding sequence ATGGCTGTGGAGGATAAGCATAAAGATAAATACAATGTAAAACTGCTCGGTGAAGATATGGTGATAGTTGGACAATTATCTGAGAGGTATGTAAAAAAGCTGGTACACCATATCAATATTATCGGTCAGGATATCTCCAGGGCTTATCCCCGCCTATCACGTCAGCGTATTCTCAATCTGGCAATTATGAATGTTGCAGATGAATATTATAAGTTAAAGGATAAGTATGAAGAAAAATCAGAGGATATTAAGACCCTGGAAAAGGAGTTTAAAAAGCTGGCAGATAAACATAATAAACTCAAAAAAGACTATCAAGAGCTGGAATCTCTCCTGGAGGAGGTTGATTAG
- the pheT gene encoding phenylalanine--tRNA ligase subunit beta, which yields MKVSYNWLKRYIDLSYTPEELDYVLTMAGLEVDSMEYLGEGIEDIIIGEIEKIEEHPNADKLVICQLNTGDELLQIVTGAPNVVEGARVPVARTGVELPNGMKIKKTKLRGEPSNGMLCSTDELGLSQERASGIMILGEEAVPGEKLVKYLGLDDYVFDLDLTPNYARCLGMLGIARELKSLQEDVKVKRPEIKINNDNKEDIRDYVSIEVMDKELCPRYTGQIIKNVKIGPSPEWMQQNLKAAGIRPINNVVDITNYVLLEYNQPLHAFDFDTINEKKIIVRRARSGEKLITLDDQERQLNEEMLVIADTKEAVGLAGVMGGANSEVTEDTSTIFLESAYFNPVNIRKTAKKLGLPSEASHRFERGIDIEGVVEAGRRAAYLMQEYAAGEVVSGIIDIYPEPYQPLEIVLETDYVNNILGISLTAKDISQMLNKLGFLIKGEKEGLVKVAVPSYRNDVEREADLIEELARVYGYNNIPVTVPESKQQGGKTSQQSLEDISRELMISAGLDEIINFSLQGKEDYELFRLPEDSRLREWVRIKNPLNESYALMRTSLLPGIVELLSNNAKRQIDRMAVFEIGNVFFRQVGEEPFQQELKLAGGSMGYPEDSWQSAAADFFYLKGVLESYFSRLGIDSFLFKPARQSFLHPGRTASIELDGGEIGYLGELLPAIITELDLKERTALFQLDLTAVIKAVNLDKKYSKLPKYPAVERDLAILVKNEINSGEILRLLKREAGDILKKVEIFDLYEGDQIPEGLKSLAFKLLFQAEDRTLRDEEVNELFNKILKLLRNFFSAEIRGN from the coding sequence ATGAAGGTTTCTTATAATTGGTTAAAGAGATATATTGATCTCTCATATACCCCGGAAGAACTGGATTATGTACTTACTATGGCTGGATTGGAAGTGGATTCCATGGAATATCTAGGTGAGGGGATTGAGGATATCATAATAGGTGAGATTGAGAAAATAGAGGAACACCCTAATGCTGATAAACTGGTTATCTGTCAGCTAAATACAGGTGATGAGTTGTTACAGATAGTTACCGGGGCACCGAATGTTGTTGAAGGTGCCAGGGTACCTGTTGCCAGAACAGGTGTTGAACTACCAAATGGTATGAAGATTAAAAAGACCAAATTACGTGGTGAACCATCAAATGGAATGCTCTGTTCTACTGATGAACTTGGTTTAAGTCAGGAAAGGGCATCAGGGATCATGATTCTGGGAGAAGAGGCTGTACCAGGTGAAAAGTTAGTAAAATATTTAGGGCTGGACGATTATGTCTTTGATCTTGATTTAACACCAAACTATGCCCGCTGTCTGGGTATGCTAGGCATTGCTAGGGAGTTAAAATCACTTCAGGAAGATGTAAAAGTGAAGAGACCTGAGATTAAGATTAATAATGATAATAAGGAAGATATAAGGGATTATGTCAGCATAGAGGTCATGGATAAAGAATTATGCCCCCGCTATACCGGCCAAATTATCAAGAATGTTAAGATAGGGCCTTCACCTGAATGGATGCAACAAAACCTCAAAGCAGCAGGAATTAGACCGATTAATAATGTAGTAGATATTACTAATTATGTACTCCTTGAGTACAATCAACCACTACATGCCTTTGATTTTGATACAATCAATGAGAAAAAAATTATTGTTCGTCGGGCCAGATCAGGGGAGAAATTAATAACTCTTGATGACCAGGAGCGTCAGCTTAATGAGGAGATGTTGGTTATTGCTGATACTAAAGAAGCAGTTGGCCTGGCAGGGGTTATGGGGGGAGCAAATAGTGAGGTAACTGAGGATACTAGTACAATATTTCTGGAATCAGCCTATTTTAATCCTGTTAATATTAGAAAGACTGCTAAAAAACTGGGCCTTCCCAGTGAGGCATCACACCGCTTTGAACGCGGTATTGATATTGAAGGTGTTGTTGAAGCCGGCCGGAGGGCGGCTTACCTAATGCAAGAGTATGCTGCTGGTGAAGTAGTAAGTGGAATAATTGATATATATCCTGAACCTTACCAGCCGTTAGAAATAGTACTTGAGACTGATTATGTAAATAATATATTAGGTATTTCCTTAACTGCCAAAGATATTAGTCAGATGCTTAATAAACTTGGTTTTCTCATTAAGGGGGAAAAGGAGGGTTTGGTCAAGGTAGCTGTCCCTTCATATCGTAATGATGTAGAGCGGGAAGCAGACCTTATTGAAGAACTGGCTCGTGTCTACGGCTATAATAATATCCCGGTAACTGTTCCAGAAAGCAAACAGCAGGGTGGAAAGACCTCTCAACAGTCTCTGGAGGATATCAGCAGGGAGCTAATGATTTCTGCTGGATTGGATGAGATTATCAATTTTAGTCTTCAAGGTAAAGAAGATTATGAGTTGTTCAGGCTCCCTGAAGATAGCAGGCTCAGGGAATGGGTCAGGATTAAAAACCCTTTAAATGAATCATATGCTTTAATGAGGACTTCTCTACTACCGGGTATAGTTGAACTTTTATCTAATAATGCTAAAAGACAGATTGATAGGATGGCTGTCTTTGAAATAGGCAATGTGTTTTTCAGACAGGTAGGGGAAGAACCCTTTCAACAGGAATTGAAACTTGCTGGGGGGAGTATGGGCTATCCAGAGGATAGCTGGCAGTCAGCTGCAGCTGATTTCTTTTACTTAAAAGGGGTGTTAGAGAGCTATTTTAGCAGACTTGGTATTGATAGTTTTCTCTTTAAACCAGCCAGGCAGAGTTTTCTTCACCCTGGACGGACAGCAAGTATTGAGCTTGACGGTGGGGAGATTGGTTATCTTGGCGAGCTTCTCCCTGCTATAATTACTGAACTTGATCTGAAAGAGAGGACAGCTCTTTTTCAGCTTGATTTAACAGCTGTTATTAAGGCAGTTAATCTGGATAAAAAATATAGTAAATTACCTAAATATCCTGCAGTTGAACGTGACCTGGCTATCCTTGTAAAAAACGAGATTAATTCAGGTGAAATACTAAGGTTACTTAAACGGGAGGCTGGAGATATATTGAAGAAAGTGGAGATATTTGATCTCTATGAAGGGGATCAAATCCCTGAAGGCCTTAAGAGCCTTGCTTTTAAGCTGCTTTTTCAGGCAGAGGATAGAACATTACGGGATGAAGAAGTGAATGAACTCTTTAATAAGATATTAAAACTCTTAAGGAATTTCTTCTCCGCAGAAATTAGAGGAAATTAA
- the pheS gene encoding phenylalanine--tRNA ligase subunit alpha produces the protein MVNLQERLKEIEEEGKKIFSTVNDLETLEELRIDFLGKKGKITDVLRQMGKIPAEERPVVGKIANQLKNKLNKLLQDKKDELTELAEQKRLADEKIDVTLPGKEPNIGHVHPLTNISNKIREVFIGLGYTIAEGPEIENEYNNFEALNVPKHHPARDLQDTFYINDNYLLRTHTSPVQIRTMVENQPPIRIIAPGRVYRSDELDASHSPVFHQLEGLLVDKGIAFSDLKGTIELFVKAIYGEDTKTRFRPSYFPFTEPSAEVDISCVICGGEGCRLCSQTGWLEVMGSGMVHPNVLEMAGVDTSIYSGFAFGMGLDRIAMLKYGIEDIRLLYENDKRFLHQF, from the coding sequence ATGGTGAATTTACAGGAAAGACTTAAAGAGATTGAAGAAGAAGGAAAAAAAATCTTCAGTACTGTTAATGATTTAGAGACATTAGAGGAGTTAAGGATTGATTTTCTGGGTAAGAAGGGAAAAATTACCGATGTCCTCCGTCAAATGGGTAAAATACCAGCTGAGGAAAGGCCTGTAGTTGGTAAGATAGCTAACCAGCTTAAAAATAAGCTCAATAAGCTCTTACAAGATAAAAAGGATGAACTGACAGAATTAGCAGAACAAAAAAGGCTTGCTGACGAAAAGATAGATGTTACCCTACCTGGTAAAGAGCCTAATATTGGACATGTACACCCTTTAACAAATATTTCAAATAAAATTAGAGAGGTATTTATAGGTCTAGGCTATACAATAGCTGAAGGACCAGAAATAGAAAATGAATATAATAATTTTGAGGCTCTAAATGTCCCTAAACACCATCCTGCCCGTGACTTGCAGGATACCTTTTATATTAATGATAATTACCTTTTAAGGACACACACATCACCAGTACAGATTAGAACTATGGTAGAGAATCAACCACCAATCAGGATAATTGCCCCTGGGCGTGTTTACCGCTCTGATGAGCTGGATGCTTCACATTCTCCTGTGTTTCATCAACTAGAAGGCCTGCTTGTTGATAAGGGAATTGCTTTTAGTGACCTTAAGGGAACAATAGAGTTATTTGTAAAGGCTATTTATGGAGAAGATACCAAAACAAGGTTTCGCCCCAGTTATTTTCCATTTACTGAACCCAGTGCAGAGGTTGATATTTCCTGTGTAATATGTGGTGGAGAGGGTTGCCGTCTTTGTTCTCAGACTGGTTGGCTTGAAGTAATGGGTTCCGGTATGGTACACCCTAATGTTCTAGAGATGGCTGGTGTTGATACCTCTATTTATAGTGGTTTTGCCTTCGGGATGGGTTTAGATAGGATTGCGATGCTAAAGTATGGGATAGAAGATATCAGGCTTTTATATGAAAATGATAAAAGATTTCTGCATCAATTTTAA
- a CDS encoding YqzL family protein encodes MGLTATFFWRLFEETGSINAYLVYKQMYLMMRYTPNKQEFI; translated from the coding sequence ATGGGCTTGACCGCAACATTTTTCTGGAGGCTTTTTGAAGAAACGGGTTCTATTAATGCATATCTGGTTTATAAACAGATGTATCTAATGATGAGATATACCCCAAACAAACAGGAATTCATATAG
- a CDS encoding TrmH family RNA methyltransferase, whose protein sequence is MNGVISSTGNVRIKYLQKLYLRKYRKKEGKFILEGYRIINEALNSNADFETIFLTPSFYDSPEGQKITNLVGRDMVVLVEEGLLNELADTVTPQGVIGVVDEPVYHINDFIDKGIILVLDRLQDPGNMGTVIRTAVAAGVAGIIVLKGSVDIYNLKVLRATMGAVFNIPIITDIELAAFKELLVSQLSTYNLIAADLSGKEYYYNINYNPRSMLVIGNEAHGVSREILEMADRLIKIPIIGDIDSLNAAIAAGIIMYKALEEKIE, encoded by the coding sequence ATGAATGGAGTAATAAGTAGTACCGGGAATGTCAGAATAAAATACCTGCAGAAATTATACCTACGTAAATACAGAAAGAAAGAGGGCAAGTTTATTCTTGAGGGATACCGGATTATAAATGAGGCTTTAAATAGCAATGCTGATTTTGAGACTATATTTTTAACTCCTTCTTTTTATGACTCCCCTGAAGGACAAAAGATTACTAATCTGGTCGGTAGGGATATGGTAGTTCTGGTTGAAGAAGGTCTTTTAAATGAATTAGCAGATACAGTTACCCCTCAGGGGGTTATAGGGGTTGTTGATGAACCTGTCTATCATATTAATGATTTTATTGACAAAGGAATTATACTTGTGCTGGATAGACTTCAGGATCCGGGTAATATGGGTACTGTAATTCGCACTGCAGTAGCAGCAGGGGTTGCCGGGATCATAGTACTTAAAGGTAGTGTTGACATATATAATCTGAAAGTGCTCAGGGCTACTATGGGTGCTGTCTTTAATATCCCGATAATAACAGATATAGAACTGGCTGCCTTTAAAGAATTATTAGTTTCACAGCTCTCTACTTATAATCTGATTGCTGCTGATTTAAGTGGGAAAGAATACTATTATAATATTAACTATAATCCCAGGAGTATGTTGGTTATTGGTAATGAAGCCCATGGGGTCTCCCGGGAGATATTGGAAATGGCTGATAGACTTATTAAGATACCCATTATAGGTGATATAGATTCCTTAAATGCTGCTATCGCTGCTGGTATTATAATGTATAAAGCGCTGGAAGAAAAAATAGAATAA
- the rplT gene encoding 50S ribosomal protein L20, translated as MPRVKRGTKARRRRKKVLKMAKGYFGAKSKLYRPANQAVMKSLHYAYRDRRAKKREFRKLWITRINAAARKDGLSYSKFINGLKKANIEIDRKMLADMAVRDENSFSELVSVAKEELGL; from the coding sequence ATGCCACGTGTAAAGAGGGGTACTAAAGCCCGCCGTAGAAGAAAAAAGGTATTAAAGATGGCTAAGGGTTATTTTGGTGCTAAGAGTAAATTATATAGACCAGCCAATCAGGCTGTTATGAAATCACTTCACTATGCCTATAGAGACCGCCGGGCAAAAAAGAGGGAATTCAGGAAACTATGGATAACCCGAATCAATGCTGCGGCACGTAAAGATGGTCTTTCATATAGTAAGTTTATCAATGGTTTAAAAAAGGCTAATATTGAAATTGATCGTAAAATGTTAGCTGATATGGCTGTTCGTGATGAAAATAGCTTTAGTGAACTGGTATCTGTTGCTAAAGAGGAATTAGGTCTTTAG
- the rpmI gene encoding 50S ribosomal protein L35: MPKIKTHKGIAKRVKKTSKGKLKRSKAFHSHILTKKTGKRKRNLRKSTLIDKTYEKRYKKLLPYK; this comes from the coding sequence ATGCCTAAGATTAAAACCCATAAAGGTATTGCTAAACGGGTTAAAAAGACCAGTAAAGGCAAACTCAAGAGGAGTAAGGCCTTTCATAGTCATATATTAACCAAAAAAACTGGTAAAAGAAAGAGAAATCTCAGGAAAAGTACTTTAATTGATAAAACCTATGAAAAAAGATATAAAAAATTGTTACCTTATAAATAA